One window of Arvicola amphibius chromosome 6, mArvAmp1.2, whole genome shotgun sequence genomic DNA carries:
- the Rnf207 gene encoding LOW QUALITY PROTEIN: RING finger protein 207 (The sequence of the model RefSeq protein was modified relative to this genomic sequence to represent the inferred CDS: substituted 1 base at 1 genomic stop codon): protein MSGAIFAPLEGLGTLDAASGHPLVCPLCHAQYERPCLLDCFHDFCAGCLRGRATDGRLSCPLCQHQTLVKGPSGLPPVDRLLQFLVDSSGDGVEAVHCANCDLECSKQDAETTYFCNTCGQPLCARCREETHRARMFARHDIVALGQRPRDVIQKCSLHSEPYIMFSTDKKLLLCIRCFRDMQGESRAHCVDLESAYVQGCERLEQAVLAVKALQTATKEAIALLQAMVEEVRHSAAEEEAAIHALFGSMQDRLAERKALLLQTVQSQYEEKDKAFKEQLAHLASLLPTLQVHLVICSSFLSLASKAEFLDLGYELMERLQGVVTRPHRLRPAQSSKIASDHRAEFARCLEPLLLLGPRRAVSTVGVANTLAGSSSPKVLKTPSCPSPVGKMPGSPVQKPSPHRSISTKVLLAEGEDTPFTEHCRHYEDSYRGLQVEVQNLKDQVQELHRDLTKHHSLIKAEIMGDILHRSLLLDTQIASEYASMEGMRAVFQEIWEDSYQRVATQQEIYEAQLHDLLQLKQENAYLTTITKQITPYIRSIARVKERLEPRFQVPVDEHMEQNVYADAMGSEAPARIDPGSITEKRERASEAHGSSWALCILPEGPPLKNQDHPRPKXETRDEGWRSGSGPKAACYQAC, encoded by the exons ATGTCTGGAGCAATTTTTGCGCCTCTGGAGGGCCTGGGTACCCTGGATGCTGCGAGTGGCCATCCCCTCGTGTGTCCGCTGTGCCATGCACAATATGAGCGCCCGTGCCTGCTGGACTGCTTCCACGACTTCTGTGCTGGCTGCCTGCGCGGACGGGCTACTGATGGCCGCCTGTCCTGTCCGCTGTGCCA gcaccagacccTGGTGAAGGGTCCCAGTGGGCTCCCGCCAGTGGACCGGCTGCTGCAGTTCCTGGTGGATAGCTCTGGGGACGGTGTGGAAGCTGTGCACTGTGCCAACTGCGACCTGGAATGCAGCAAGCAG GACGCAGAGACCACTTACTTCTGCAACACCTGCGGACAGCCGCTGTGCGCACGCTGCCGCGAAGAAACGCACCGCGCGCGCATGTTCGCAAGGCATGACATTGTAGCCCTCGGCCAGCGCCCCCGCGATGTGATCCAGAAGTGTT CGCTACATTCGGAGCCCTACATCATGTTTTCCACCGACAAGAAGTTGCTGCTATGCATCCGCTGCTTTCGAGACATGCAGGG GGAGAGCCGGGCCCACTGTGTGGACCTGGAGTCAGCGTATGTACAGGGTTGCGAGCGGCTGGAGCAGGCAGTGCTG GCAGTGAAAGCTCTGCAGACAGCCACGAAGGAGGCCATCGCGCTGCTACAGGCCATGGTGGAGGAGGTGAGGCACAGCGCAGCTGAGGAGGAGGCAGCCATCCACGCCCTCTTTGGCAGCATGcag GACAGGCTGGCCGAGAGGAAAGCTCTGCTGTTGCAGACCGTGCAGAG CCAATATGAAGAGAAGGACAAAGCCTTCAAGGAACAGCTGGCCCACTTGGCCTCCTTGCTACCCACCCTACAG GTTCACCTGGTCATCTGTTCATCCTTCCTCAGCTTGGCCAGCAAGGCTGAGTTTCTGGACCTGGGTTAT gagctgatggagaggcTGCAAGGCGTCGTCACGCGCCCGCATCGCCTAAGACCGGCTCAGAGCAGCAAG ATCGCCAGCGATCACCGCGCAGAATTTGCGCGCTGTCTGGAGCCGCTGCTGCTTCTGGGGCCCCGCAGAGCCGTGTCCACCGTGGGCGTCGCCAACAC GTTGGCGGGGAGCTCAAGCCCCAAGGTGCTGAAGACACCCAGCTGTCCCTCCCCAGTGGGAAAGATGCCAGGGTCACCTGTCCAGAAACCCTCACCCCACCGTTCCATCAGCACGAAGGTGCTCTTGGCCGAGGGCGAGGACACACCCTTCACAGAGCACTGCCGACATTATGAGGATTCCTATCGG GGTCTGCAGGTAGAGGTGCAGAACCTGAAGGACCAGGTTCAGGAATTACACCGAGACCTCACCAAGCACCACTCGCTCATCAAGGCGGAGATCATGGGGGACATCCTGCACAGGTCCCTGCTGCTGGACACACAGATTGCTTCTGAGTATGCCTCCATGGAAGGCATGAGAGCAGTCTTCCAGGAG ATTTGGGAGGACTCCTACCAACGAGTAGCTACCCAGCAGGAGATTTATGAAG CCCAGCTCCATGACCTTCtccagctgaagcaggagaatgcCTACCTGACCACCATCACTAAGCAAATCACGCCGTACATCCGCTCCATTGCCAGAGTGAAGGAGCGGCTGGAGCCCAG ATTCCAGGTACCTGTGGATGAGCACATGGAACAGAACGTGTACGCTGATGCCATGGGCAGTGAGGCCCCAGCCAG GATCGACCCAGGGAGCATcactgagaagagagagagggcatCTGAGGCCCATGGAAGCAGCTGGGCCCTGTGCATCCTCCCAGAAGGGCCCCCATTAAAAAACCAAGACCACCCCAGACCCAAGTAGGAAACCAGAGATGAGGGATGGCGAAGTGGCTCAGGGCCCAAAGcggcttgctaccaagcctgctga